In Rhinolophus sinicus isolate RSC01 linkage group LG01, ASM3656204v1, whole genome shotgun sequence, the genomic stretch ACTAGGATGGAGACATGGCGAGAAGACAGGGAGCCGCAGGTAGAGATGGTCAGGTGTGAGGGAGCTTCAAAGGTGTGGAGGCGGGTTCAAATAGGCTGTGGGGAACGGGAGAGGAGAGACGGGGACACGGGCACTGCGAGGAACACGGAGCTCAAGGACTGCGCCACGTGAGGAGTTTTTTCTGTTCAAGTTTCTTGGGACATGCCCACAAGAGTCTAATTTGCTTCACCGCTGTAACAACCATTCTAATAGCTCTGCAATGACTCAAGACTCCTCAGACACATCCAGAAGAAACAGTGTTTAAGGCCATCTGCATCAGCAATAGAGTCCCACCATGAGGAATCTATTCCCAACTTAAGATTTTCTAAGCAAAGACCTTTACCTTGGATTGCTTCAAGTAACGAAGGAAACCCAGTTCTTCAGGGCGCAAAATGAGCAAGGCATGCCCTCTTCCATTTAGGCCTCTGGCTGTTCTCCCCACACGATGAATGTACTCCTTTGGTGGAGAGAGAAAAGCTGAGTTAACAGGCTGACTTTCGCCAGAAGCCGGGGCCGTCTGCATTTCCAGGACTTGTGTGTTAGCACATCTGTATGAGATGGTGCCCCTCCCCGTCCCCAGGGCTGTTCTCCGAAGCAAGTCGTCAGTCCTTCTGCATGCATCACGCCCAGGGGTAACAGGGCGATGACTGAGGCCAAAGGAAAGCTGGACAGGAGGCACATTCACTTTGTGATCTAATAAAATGACCAGTAAGTGCGTCTGAAACTCAAAATGGCTTTTTGAAGCCTGTTTAAATGCTGGCTCACAATTTATATAACCTATTGTTTGTTCAAAATACgtaataaaacttattttactaCATATACTAATGTCCTATCTctataaacaaattttatatcCTTCTGCTCTTAACAAGTCATTCCAAGTATGTAACATGTAACATTCCCGACTTAAGTCCCACTGATGCCTTTCAAATCTCCTTACGTACCCACTTCGGGTCCTGTAAAAGCCCTAAGTACCATTAGCACCAGAGAAATACTGCAAAGTCACTGTGCACTAAAACATGACTGACTAAGGAAGAGACCTTTGAATGTGCAAAGCAGTATTTCTCAGGGAACCTGGAGAGTAAGTGCCCGCCTTCACGCAGAGCCATTCTGAGAAACCCAAGGATGCTGCTGACCTTGGGGTCATCAGGAGGGTCATACTGAACAATCCAGTCGACTTCAGGAATATCCAGCCCTCTAGCTGCCACGTCCGTGCACAACAATATCCCCGTGTCCGCATTGCAGAACTGGAAGAATGTGGTCGTGCGCTTGTTTTGCTTCTGCCTTCCCTGGAATCAAATCAAAACATCCATTAGAGGCTGTTTCTGGGTAGTCTAGATATAGAACCCCCAAACTGGGGAGTTGTGAACCTGCTTGATTTCACGTTCACTCCCTGGCCTGTGTCCTGTTCTCCCAAGTAGGTGGCATCTCTTATCCCTCTGTGgtcctcacccctcaccccagcaAAGCCCCCTCCGGATAGGATCAATCACCCAATGCTCACTGACCTACTCAGAACTATGTTTAGAGAGGGGAGCAATACCTCAAACCCCACAATCTATACAACTTGGTGAGCATAACTTGTTTTGAATGAACTTTTCATAGTCACTTACATGAATGGCCAAGACAGGCAAATCGATGTAGTTCAGCAACTCATAGTGGTATTTCACGGACTTACAGGATGAAAAGAAGACCATTAGTTTCTTCTTCCGGTTTTTCTTAAGGAATGTAAAGAGCAGGAGGAATCTCTTTTCGGAAGGACACACAACATATCCCTAGAAGTAGTTCAATTGAACAGACACAAAATAACCAAACAGACATTTTCAGTTGCATGAGCCAATATAATCTGATGCAGAGCACAGATAAACATCACGCATACAGTCATGCCTTACCCATAGTAAAACTACTGCCTTCATCGTAACAAAGCGTTCCTAAAATAAGACTAATTTAAGCTCGCTTGACTCCTGTAACTGGCTGTAATCACCAGACACTAAATTCTTTTCGTATTTCTGAGATTACTGGTTATCAACAGTTCTTGCAACCATAATATGTTAACACCTCTACTAATTGGAACTCTCAAGACATACcaatgtttgattttttaaaaggtctttgaaagcaagatctcaaataaCCACAGCTTAAGTGCACAGTCCTAAACATGGTAACAAAGCTGggagaacatatttttaaaaactaaacaaccCATGAAAGGCTTTTAAGCTAAATCATTACAGAAGTATTATATTCACCAACAGACACGATCTTAAAGTTCTCTTTAATCAATCTAGGTCGGATCTTTGTCACTTCATTGCCAGTTTTCTACAGCTACATACCTGAAACCTGTCTCTCCACTTTCTAACTCACCTCCCATTTTAGAGCAAGagattattaaacaaatattttttttttcctgcctctctAACTGATAGTGGCTAATAACGTCTCCCACATGTCAGGAGATATTAACAGACAGTAAGGAGAGCTGAGTAAATTATTCAGAGTTCAACATACTTTATACCAGGAGAGCCAGAGATCCAACTTcactatatttaaattaaaagttcaATAACCCATCTGCTTTCTAGAGGATCCTCCAAACGATTACAAGGAAAAAACCAAAGAAGATCCTTAAAATGTAACATGTTGGCAAAAGGTACCTGCTCCAGACCATCCACTGTTGCATTAGCTTTATCATCATCAACGCCAACATATAATGGCTCCTTTTTCAGGGAAATCCTTGCCAGGTCTTCAACTTTTCGAGTTTGTGTGGCAGAAAAGAGCATGGTCTGTCTGCGTACTGaaacaatacatataaaaaataatcccAGTCTTTCAGAGAATCTTTAGAAATCGCTTCACAAATACAAATGCTCCTAAGTACAAATAACAAGAATGGGAAACATGTTATCACTATAGATATTAAGGGAATATCATGAACAGCTTTATGtccataaatttgacaacttagatgaaatggacaatttccttgAAAGACAAACTGCTAAAGCTCCctgcagaaatagaaaacctcAACAGCCttttatctattaaagaaattataattaaaatctttatgtaaagaaaactccaggggtggccggatggctcagttggttagagcaccagctctcaacaaggttgctggttcaattcccgcatgggatggtgggctgcgccccctgcaactaaggattgaaaacggcgactggacttggagctgagctgtgccctccacaactagattgaaggacaaccacttggagaaacacattgttccctaatagtctccaatttaaaaaaaaaaaaagataaaacaaaaaaacagaaagacagtCCACCTCTAATGGCCTTTAATGGTgaattctattaaacatttatcaatttttcaCTAACTCTCCAGGACACTCAAGAGAATTTACTTCCCAGCTTACTCTTTGAAGCCAgccattaccctgataccaaaacccaatgactcatgaacatagatgcaacatttctaaacaaaattttaccaAAGTGAATCCAGtgatatataaaaaggataatgcaTCACggccaagtggggtttattctaTGAATGCAGGGTTGGTTggtttaatatctgaaaattaaCCAATACAATTTGCcatattaacaaactaaaaaacAACATCTGCTCACTTCAACAGCtataggaaaagcatttgacaaaacataacatctgattttaaaaaatctcagcaaaTCAGGAACAGAAGAGATTATCCCCAATCTGATAAGgggcatctacaaaaaaatctacagctaacatcgtacttaatggtgaaagagtGAATGCTTTCCTCCCTagtatcaggaacaagacaaagatgtcttCTCTCGCCACTTCTATTCAGTATTAATAGTTCCTACATAGGAACAACCCTCATCTGCTTCCAACAACTAATTTGCAAACCACATACAGACGCTACCCACTTACTTGGCAGAAGTTTAATAATTTGCTTTAATTCCTCTTCAAACCCAACATCCAAGATACGATCAGCCTCATCAATAACCAGACACTGTAGGTTTTTATACATAAACCCTGGAGTATTCTAATAAGACAAAGGACAAAGAGACACTATTAGGTGTCAAGTCTGTTTCACACAAGATAATGAGACAGGTAGTACTGCACGTACTACTGTTCTCTTACCTGCATATGGTCCAGGAGACGGCCTGGTGTAGCCACAATGATGTTGATCCCATTAGCAAGTTTCTGTGCTTCAGCAGATCTGTTACTGCCACCCATTATTAACCCGTATGTGTGAACATGGTGTGTCATCAGCTCTTTAAGAACACCGAAAGTCTGCATGGCCAGTTCCCTAGTAGGTGACAGAATAAGAACTCCTGtgcctaaaaaggaaaaaataatatatagtaaaagtCAAACTGTAGTTATCACCGTGAGTCTACAATAGCAGTAATATACTATAAGAAACAGACACTGGCAGAAACAATCAGATCAAAGGCTTACCATTCCTAGGCATGAACTTTAACTTAACAATGAGTTCAATTGCAGGGATGAGAAATGCCAGGGTTTTGCCACTGCCTGTTTTTGCAGCTGCTAGAAGATCCCTAAATattaaaaagggaaaggagaCATTTAGTCTACTCATTCAACATGTACTTTCTGAATACCCACCACATACAATCACATACGTTTCCAGCACCAAGGCTAGAACAAGATCAAGGAAAAGTTCCTACCTCCTCTACCACTAAAATCACCTGGGTTAAACACCTAACTCAGAAATAAGAATCATGCTATGAAACAGAAGTGAACACTTTTCTTCAAACATCAGTAAATCACTTAAAGCTTTTAATGCAGGTTAGATATGTAACCCAACACATAATGCAAAATCAATAGAACATACTGGCATTTTCTTTCCAAACTACTAGCACTAAAAATAGAGACCCTAATGGCCAAATATCAATGCTACTCATACCTGCCTTCCAGAAGTGGTCTGATACTTTTGTGTTGAATTTCAGTCATGTGTGTAAAGCCCATTTCTTTTATAGCCTTCAAAGTGTTCTCGTTGACAAGATTCGATAGAGAAGCAAATGAAGTATCCTCAAAAGCTCCTAAATGGAAGACCGTTTATCATTagtaaatttatcttttataataGTTAGTACAGCTACAGCTGCCTAAATTAGTTTTACTGATTGAAAGCATTACTGGGGTTGGAGTCGTACTTAGAAAAGCTTCTTTCACTAAGACTAAATCCCAACCATTCCTATGTAACATTACGAAAAAGACCATATACTTTTAAAGTTTCTCCACTGCTGATGCCTGTGTAATTTCAAGTCCAGAGCCTGAACTGTAACAAAATAACAAAGGGTGCAGAGGAGGTACAATCAAGGGACTTGTATGAAATGAAAATGCCAAGGCTGAGGAAGGGGACAGGAGGAgttcagagagaaatgaaatgtttagGAAATCGgaaataaaaagtggaaacattCACTATAGTAAAAATCGAGTGTGAAGCCAATCAAGAGAGCAATAATCTCACTCCAAAAAGACAACCGAGAATCAGATACAACCAGCCAGACTGTTAGACTGAACCCACAAATCAAGTGTGTAGCAGTTCTCCAGCAGGGGAAGGCATCAAAACCCCCCAGGAGCTCCCCACCCCAACATGTCCTGGCTACACCCCAGATATTGTCACCTCGGCACTACTGACACTTTGGGCTGGACAATTGTTTTGAGAGGCTGTCCTATACACTATAGTACATTctgcagcatccctgacctctaccaACTAGATGCCTGCCCCCAGttctgacaaccaaaaatgttggTGGCCAACCCTCAGATTTGCCTGGGACAGAGGAGGTTTATGGGATGCtgaactttcagtgctaaaactggtCAAGTTCTAGGCAAACTAGGATGAGCTGGGCACCCCACCTGGGAGGCAAAAATTGCCCTGCTTGAGAACCAGTGATAGCATTTGCAATTCTGATTAAGCAAGTCTGGGGTTGGGcttcaatattttaacaaacaaaaccactCAAGTAACTCCTAGACATTTCTGGTTAGGAGCAACTGATTCTAGTCTAAACTCTtaactttacagataaagaaacaaggGCGAAAGGAGGGTAACCTGACACAAGTCCTTCaataatgttaattcttccctccctccttagTAACTGAGCAGTGTTAAACTTTCTCCAGACTTATGGACCAATGGTTTTCCTACTACAACATGGAATGAGCTTTAGAAAATGATAAACCAAAAGAACAAATGATCCCAGAAGCTCTTTGTGTGTATTATCAAAACATTTAGTGCCAGgactaaagaaaaggaaaaaacagaaagaaacaacaacGTGGGAGATAAAAAGCAGCACTcaagatataaaaacatttcttgtGACTACTTACTTTTTCCAGGTAAAAGTCACATTTGAACCTTCGTATTTTATAATCTAGAGAGGTATGACATTTTAAACATCTATCTGGAAAATGCTCTGGAGGTTACCTGTCACTCCCAAGGGCAGGCTGGGCACTTCGCTCTCCTCTTCCTCGTCCTCTGACTTCTCCACCCTGTGTTCTGTTTCTCCAGAAGCCTGGGAACCTTCTTCAGGCTCCTCTTTGTcttcagtttttgcttttttggtatctggttttaaagaacaaaacccaatttttttttcttaaaataaaaaaaccaaatgaGATTACAAAATAAAAGCTGTGAGATGCCAAAATGCTATTTTCAAAAGCTTAACACATTATCAGTTTTAACTTAAGAATGTCTCTTTCATGATTAAAGatttagttatatttaaaaacGCAGGGAGAGGTGCAGATTTACCAACAAAAGTTTACTTTTTAGGATTCttaatgtattatattatcttaAGTGaccaagacatttttttaaaagttgaactaAACAATTTAAGTATTCTAATTTCACCAAGTTCTAtatatttcactgagaaaaaaaaggGCATGTAAGTagtatgttgttgttgtttttaaaaactcagaaacaaGCACTCATTTTCCACTCATGCCattaaacatacattttctataaaagctaatttgttttaaagatgaacagAAATACCAAAGGCTCTTCACGTTACTAGAGCTAGACTACAAAGCAAGGGCAATAATCCACATAGCTGGATAATACAAACTGGCCTGTTTCTTGAACTTCAGTGGTGAAGGGAGTAACAATAAGGCCTTCTGGCTTTTTACTTCTACATTCACAACGTTCGTAATGGGGTCCTAAACTACCTTTCCAGTCTTACCTCCGATGTTCTTAAATGTTCCAGTGTGTCAAATGGGTTAACTACCATGCTGGACTCTTATCAATTTATGGTAGCTAGTGTATCAGGCAAGAACTAAACTAGCCCAGAACTCAGGACTCTTTGTAGCCCAGGACAGGTCGCTTCCTTGGACCTTACTACCACCTTTCTGGGATATGGTCGACTCTGCAGGATCCCCAAGTTCAATGGCCATGAATATCATCAGCTAGTCTTCATGGCTTATCACTTCTGTTTCCCTTAAAATGGTTCTTAAAGTTTACCAATGGGGTTCAAACTCCCAGCCCTGTGATTCAATGCTTGAGGGTAGAAAAATATCACCTGAGTCATACTCAGAACAAGAATCCTAAAGCCACTAATAATTTCTGAATAGGATTacaatcactttaaataaaaactgtaatgtcttattttcatgcttttctctattttgtttcatttttgtttaagcTATTTCTTGTAACCTACAAATGTATTAGTCTGTAGGCAGCATGAAGACAGCCATGCATGTTTGGAAAAGTTCAAAGCTCCTTTCTAAATGAAACCTTTATTTTAGGTAAGACAGATGAATAGGATATTCTAACCCAGGTGTTAGCAAAACTTTTTAtctaaagggccagacagtaaatatttcaagtttcATTGAAATATTTACTGATACCTACAGTCTCTGTTACTATAAAGACCAAGTAAACAAATGGGTATCACattgttccaataaagctttatttacaaaataggtGGAAGGCTGAATAGTTTGCTGACACCTGTTCTATCTTCCCTTGAAATCTCTGTGCTCTTATCTCAATTAAAATGCCTATTCTTTTACCTAAGCTTATTCAGATCCAATCATCTTCCAAAAGAAAACAGCCCTTCACTTCCCCTTTAATACTATCCTGGCCATTTTACTTACCTGATAAATGGGATAATGCCCATTTATTCCGGCGTTTCCTAACTACTATTTCATACACTTTACATATCCAAATTATCACTAAGTCTCTTTTCAAAGGGAGGAATTTATGGTAGGAAAAAGGAATGGGGCAAAATAGAGGGAAGTAAAAAGAATCATTAATGTACAGTCTCTGGGTACATAAAAGTCTGAGAAGGTAGTCTACGACCAGCCCAGATTTCTTTAGTGTAATTCCACAATTCTGTTTGCAAATAGGTAAACCTAATACTATGCCATAGTATGTTGTGTTCATCACAAAAAGCCCAGCGAAGAGCAAATTTCTAAACTTCTAAGGAGATTCTTATTTAAGTGAGAGATTTTATTCAAGGTTGTTAAAGAATGTAAAAGCATGACACATTGCTCAATGTTTTGAGAAAAGTTAAAATCCCCCCACGCCTCCCTGTTTCCTTTAGCTACCAGGCTACTTTCTAGTATACTGTGGGTATAGGGTTCTCGCATGGCCTGTGGACACGATAGTAATACAGGGACGATAGAATGACAACTGAAAAACAGTGTGAATGGCTTAAATTCAAATACAATGAAGTGCTTACCAGGCCCAGCATCGtccaccatttttctctttttcttcttcttctttttcttcttcgaTTCTGGATTAGGAGACTGTGTTGCTGCTTCCCCATTGGTTATTATGGTTAATTTCTtggattttttaacttttacattttccaCTATTTCTTTAGATATAGTCCCATTTTGGGCTTCTGACAAGCCCACATTCATAGACTGTTTTAGGGATTTTTTAACTTTCCCACCTCCTACTGTTTCTTTAGATATATCTCCATTTTGGGCTTCTGATGAGACCACATTCACAGACTGTTTTAGGGATTTTTTAACCTTTCCACCTCTCACTGTTTCTTCAGACACCTCTCCATTTTGAGTTTCTGATAGGCTCACATCCGAGGCCCCtgttcaaaaacagaaaatattgtaACAAAGAAGAGGAGGTTTACTTAGAAACACTGGAATCCCAAAGGAGAAA encodes the following:
- the DDX18 gene encoding ATP-dependent RNA helicase DDX18 is translated as MSHLPMKLLRKKIEKRNLKLRQRNLKLQGASDVSLSETQNGEVSEETVRGGKVKKSLKQSVNVVSSEAQNGDISKETVGGGKVKKSLKQSMNVGLSEAQNGTISKEIVENVKVKKSKKLTIITNGEAATQSPNPESKKKKKKKKKRKMVDDAGPDTKKAKTEDKEEPEEGSQASGETEHRVEKSEDEEEESEVPSLPLGVTGAFEDTSFASLSNLVNENTLKAIKEMGFTHMTEIQHKSIRPLLEGRDLLAAAKTGSGKTLAFLIPAIELIVKLKFMPRNGTGVLILSPTRELAMQTFGVLKELMTHHVHTYGLIMGGSNRSAEAQKLANGINIIVATPGRLLDHMQNTPGFMYKNLQCLVIDEADRILDVGFEEELKQIIKLLPIRRQTMLFSATQTRKVEDLARISLKKEPLYVGVDDDKANATVDGLEQGYVVCPSEKRFLLLFTFLKKNRKKKLMVFFSSCKSVKYHYELLNYIDLPVLAIHGRQKQNKRTTTFFQFCNADTGILLCTDVAARGLDIPEVDWIVQYDPPDDPKEYIHRVGRTARGLNGRGHALLILRPEELGFLRYLKQSKVPLSEFEFSWSKISDIQSQLEKLIEKNYFLHKSAQEAYKSYIRAYDSHSLKQIFNVNNLNLPQVALSFGFKVPPFVDLNVNSNEGKLRKRGGGGGFGYQKPRKVEKSKIFKHISRKSSDSRQFSH